Proteins found in one Magnolia sinica isolate HGM2019 chromosome 5, MsV1, whole genome shotgun sequence genomic segment:
- the LOC131245279 gene encoding fasciclin-like arabinogalactan protein 13: MATPSPFTMLLLALSLALLLTTSHVQAQSPSAPAPAPGPLNLTATLVKAGQYTTLLRLLGSTQVGIQIVNQVNNSDQGLTLLAPTDNAFNNLKAGTLNGLTTQQQVELLLYHVLPKFYTLAMFETVSNPVRTQASGSDGGLYNLNFSSSANQVNVSSGIVETQINNAIRSDFPLAVYQLDKVLLPLDIFGPKPNVTAKAPPPSSPSANRSPPVSSTSSGGPSASADSTPNAGSREMNVRWSAVVGVGLMMIMGTVW; encoded by the coding sequence ATGGCCACTCCATCTCCCTTCACCATGCTCCTCCTAGCCCTATCCCTAGCTCTCCTCCTCACCACCTCACATGTCCAAGCTCAATCTCCTTCCGCTCCAGCCCCAGCCCCTGGCCCACTCAACCTCACTGCCACCCTAGTGAAAGCTGGCCAATACACCACCCTCCTTCGCCTACTGGGGTCCACCCAAGTCGGCATTCAGATCGTTAACCAAGTCAACAACTCAGATCAAGGGCTCACACTCCTCGCCCCCACCGACAACGCCTTCAACAACCTCAAGGCCGGCACGCTCAACGGCTTAACCACACAACAACAGGTTGAACTGTTACTGTACCATGTGCTACCTAAGTTCTACACGTTGGCAATGTTCGAGACGGTAAGCAACCCCGTCCGAACACAGGCGTCAGGCAGCGACGGCGGACTCTACAACCTGAATTTCTCTAGCTCAGCCAACCAGGTGAACGTGTCGAGTGGCATTGTCGAGACCCAGATCAATAATGCAATCCGGTCGGATTTCCCATTGGCAGTGTACCAGCTGGATAAGGTGTTGCTACCTTTGGATATCTTTGGGCCTAAGCCCAATGTGACAGCAAAGGCCCCACCACCTTCGTCCCCGTCTGCCAATCGGTCCCCACCGGTATCATCTACATCGTCTGGTGGGCCATCGGCATCGGCGGATTCGACACCCAATGCTGGTTCTAGGGAGATGAATGTAAGGTGGAGTGCTGTGGTTGGGGTTGGGTTGATGATGATCATGGGGACTGTTTGGTGA